Proteins found in one Paenibacillus dendritiformis genomic segment:
- a CDS encoding HPr family phosphocarrier protein produces the protein MDKQVTIANPLGIHSRPAGALMREAKAFPCDIRLIKGEKAANAKSIVGILSLSLQQGDHVIVEANGEQEAEAVEALAAVLESILEA, from the coding sequence ATGGATAAGCAGGTCACGATAGCGAATCCGCTCGGGATTCATTCCAGGCCGGCCGGAGCGTTAATGAGAGAAGCGAAAGCGTTCCCATGCGATATTCGGCTCATTAAAGGCGAGAAGGCGGCGAACGCCAAGAGCATTGTCGGCATTTTGTCATTATCGCTGCAGCAGGGCGATCACGTGATCGTCGAAGCGAATGGCGAGCAAGAAGCGGAAGCGGTAGAGGCGCTGGCGGCCGTGCTGGAGTCGATTTTGGAGGCATGA
- a CDS encoding GntR family transcriptional regulator, which produces MKRSRNKRPLYVQVSNILRERILHGVYPLGTNIPSEPQLEEEFQVSKITVRNAIIELVQEGYVEKGSGKGTKVIRNTSASKLSKWKRFTEILVEEGHRIHKRVMRAEVIRAEEGTAPCRLFGASCLCIERVYDLDGSPYIHFTHYLSHQAGALDLSELDGQSLYEWLEEQNIELGQYKDEFAVATAPPAARAVLGVGADVPLLRRSRYSYDVNGTLIEYSVGYYHTALHSYVVNYDG; this is translated from the coding sequence TTGAAACGGTCACGGAACAAACGTCCTTTGTATGTACAAGTAAGCAATATTTTGCGCGAGCGCATTTTGCACGGCGTATATCCGCTCGGCACGAATATTCCGTCAGAGCCTCAGCTGGAAGAAGAATTCCAGGTCAGCAAAATAACGGTGCGCAACGCCATCATTGAACTGGTGCAGGAAGGGTATGTAGAGAAGGGCAGCGGGAAAGGCACCAAGGTCATTCGCAATACATCCGCCTCAAAGCTGTCCAAGTGGAAGCGGTTTACGGAAATTTTGGTCGAGGAGGGCCATCGGATTCATAAGCGGGTCATGAGGGCGGAAGTCATCCGCGCCGAGGAGGGAACCGCTCCTTGCCGCTTGTTCGGGGCGAGCTGCCTATGCATCGAGCGGGTCTATGATCTGGACGGTTCGCCGTATATCCACTTTACTCATTATTTATCGCATCAGGCCGGAGCGCTCGATCTGTCGGAACTGGACGGGCAGTCGCTGTATGAGTGGCTGGAGGAGCAGAATATCGAACTCGGCCAGTATAAGGATGAGTTCGCCGTGGCGACGGCGCCGCCCGCGGCCAGGGCGGTGCTTGGCGTAGGAGCGGACGTGCCGCTCTTGCGGCGCTCCCGCTATTCTTATGATGTGAACGGCACACTGATCGAATATAGCGTAGGGTATTACCATACGGCTCTTCATTCTTATGTCGTGAATTACGACGGCTAA
- a CDS encoding sugar kinase, giving the protein MPDQTPKKIAAFGEVMMRLTVPGVERLSQASRLDYSFSGTGVNVSSQLARFGHEAYLVSRLPDNPLGEAAEAHLRKLGIGTAYLVRGGNYLGMYFFEKGFGARPGRVTYTERLGSSFNTAPEDAYPYADIANGIDAVHLCGIALAMNDGVRRHMKALAAAVKAAGGLVIFDCNYRPAHWGGGGHGKAKPHYEEMLQLADIVMMNEKDAMLTLNMKSGKAGRREQAEELIPQVAKQYNISVIAGTHRTIVDSQTHSLQGFMYKRDSFYYSEPLTFAVHDRIGAGDAYTCGILHGEFRGFPPERTVRFAAASSMLAHTIEGDTPMAAEQEVMRAMEESGIDVER; this is encoded by the coding sequence ATGCCTGATCAGACTCCCAAAAAGATTGCGGCCTTCGGAGAGGTGATGATGCGCTTGACCGTGCCCGGGGTGGAGCGGTTAAGCCAAGCCAGCCGGCTCGATTATTCATTTTCGGGCACGGGCGTCAACGTCAGTTCGCAGCTTGCCCGCTTCGGGCATGAGGCGTATCTGGTATCGAGGCTGCCGGACAATCCGCTGGGCGAAGCGGCGGAGGCTCATCTGCGCAAGCTTGGCATCGGCACGGCTTATCTTGTCCGCGGCGGGAACTATTTGGGGATGTACTTCTTCGAAAAGGGGTTCGGGGCGCGCCCGGGGCGCGTCACCTATACGGAGCGGCTGGGAAGCAGCTTCAATACCGCACCGGAAGATGCGTATCCGTATGCCGATATCGCGAACGGGATCGACGCCGTTCATCTGTGCGGCATTGCGCTGGCGATGAACGATGGCGTCCGCCGCCATATGAAGGCATTGGCAGCCGCCGTCAAGGCTGCGGGAGGGCTTGTCATCTTCGACTGCAACTACCGCCCGGCGCATTGGGGGGGAGGCGGGCATGGGAAGGCCAAGCCCCATTATGAGGAGATGCTGCAGCTTGCGGATATCGTCATGATGAACGAAAAGGATGCGATGCTGACGCTGAACATGAAGAGCGGGAAGGCCGGACGGCGGGAACAGGCGGAGGAATTGATTCCCCAGGTGGCCAAGCAGTATAATATTTCCGTCATCGCTGGCACCCATCGCACGATTGTGGACAGTCAGACGCATTCGCTGCAGGGCTTTATGTATAAGCGGGACTCCTTTTATTATTCCGAACCGTTAACGTTCGCGGTGCATGATCGGATTGGCGCGGGGGATGCCTATACGTGCGGCATCCTGCATGGCGAATTCCGCGGCTTCCCGCCGGAACGGACGGTAAGGTTCGCCGCCGCTTCCAGCATGCTTGCGCATACGATCGAAGGCGACACGCCGATGGCGGCCGAGCAGGAAGTGATGCGGGCGATGGAAGAGTCCGGGATCGACGTCGAGAGGTAA
- the dagF gene encoding 2-dehydro-3-deoxy-phosphogluconate aldolase: protein MSKMDQRLYKGRAALNVLANSAANAKEVFDAAEGHVLVGVLSKNYSTVESAVEAMKEYGAAIDEAVSIGLGAGDNRQAAVVAEIAKHYGGTHINQVFPSVGATRANLGGKDSWINSLVSPTGQAGYVNISTGPASAGHADQAIVPIKSAIALVRDMGGNALKFFPMDGLACENELRAVAKACGEEGFALEPTGGIDLDNFEAILRIALEANVPIVIPHVYSSIIDKATGKTRVEDMRVLYATMKKWVDYYA, encoded by the coding sequence ATGTCTAAAATGGATCAACGGTTGTACAAAGGACGTGCGGCGCTCAATGTGCTCGCCAACAGCGCAGCCAATGCGAAGGAAGTGTTCGATGCGGCGGAAGGACATGTGCTGGTCGGCGTCCTGTCCAAAAACTATTCGACGGTCGAATCGGCCGTCGAGGCGATGAAGGAATACGGCGCGGCGATTGACGAGGCCGTGTCGATTGGGCTCGGCGCCGGCGACAATCGCCAAGCGGCTGTCGTCGCGGAGATCGCGAAGCATTACGGCGGGACGCATATTAACCAGGTGTTCCCTTCCGTTGGCGCGACCCGTGCCAATCTCGGCGGCAAGGATTCCTGGATCAACAGCTTGGTTTCGCCGACGGGCCAGGCCGGTTACGTCAATATTTCAACGGGTCCCGCAAGCGCCGGACACGCGGATCAAGCAATCGTTCCGATCAAGAGCGCCATCGCTCTGGTGCGCGATATGGGCGGCAATGCGCTTAAATTTTTTCCGATGGACGGACTTGCTTGCGAGAACGAGCTGCGCGCCGTGGCGAAGGCATGCGGCGAAGAAGGCTTTGCGCTGGAGCCGACCGGCGGAATCGATCTGGACAACTTCGAAGCGATTCTCCGCATCGCCCTCGAAGCGAATGTGCCGATCGTCATTCCGCATGTCTACTCTTCCATCATCGATAAGGCAACCGGGAAGACGAGGGTTGAGGATATGCGCGTCCTGTATGCGACAATGAAGAAATGGGTCGATTATTATGCCTGA
- a CDS encoding DgaE family pyridoxal phosphate-dependent ammonia lyase: MASTLHVKYGLKRVINASGRMSILGVSAATDTVMEAMKIGAQSYVEIADLVDKAGSYVAKLIGSEAAVIVNSASSGIALSVAGIVTQGERRRSLRLHQDPIEKNEIIMLKGHNVQYGAPVETMVYLGGGKVVEAGYANEGRAEHIEDAIHEKTAAILYVKSHHAVQKNMISVEEAWEVAQRNRVPLIVDAAAEEDLQKYVNVSDLAIYSGSKAIEGPTTGIVAGKRQAVEWVKAQLHGIGRSMKVGKESVFGLLQALDEYMAKEDKSEREKEMLAKLMPLNELEGVTCTIVQDEAGRAIYRARIQIDPELAGTTATEVVEGLKSGEIAIYTRDYGARQGYFDIDPRPLMGDDIDVIAAQIRKLTGGTAHV; encoded by the coding sequence ATGGCAAGTACGTTGCATGTGAAGTACGGCCTGAAGCGCGTCATTAATGCCAGCGGCCGCATGAGTATCCTGGGCGTGTCCGCGGCGACGGACACGGTGATGGAGGCGATGAAGATCGGTGCGCAAAGCTATGTGGAAATTGCCGATCTCGTCGATAAGGCAGGCAGCTATGTCGCCAAGCTCATCGGTTCCGAAGCGGCCGTCATCGTGAATTCGGCCTCGAGCGGAATCGCGTTGTCGGTCGCGGGCATCGTGACGCAAGGGGAACGCCGCCGCAGCCTTCGCCTGCATCAGGATCCGATCGAGAAGAACGAGATTATTATGTTGAAGGGTCACAATGTGCAATACGGCGCTCCCGTAGAGACCATGGTCTATCTGGGCGGCGGCAAGGTGGTGGAAGCCGGTTATGCGAATGAAGGCAGGGCCGAACATATCGAGGACGCGATTCATGAGAAGACGGCGGCCATTCTCTATGTGAAATCCCATCATGCCGTGCAAAAAAATATGATCTCGGTCGAAGAAGCGTGGGAAGTAGCCCAGCGCAACCGGGTACCGCTCATCGTCGATGCGGCTGCAGAGGAAGATTTGCAGAAATATGTGAACGTATCCGATCTGGCGATCTATAGCGGCTCGAAGGCGATCGAGGGACCGACGACGGGCATCGTGGCGGGCAAGCGGCAGGCCGTGGAATGGGTGAAAGCCCAACTGCACGGCATCGGACGGAGCATGAAGGTCGGCAAAGAATCGGTATTCGGGTTGCTGCAGGCCTTGGATGAGTATATGGCGAAGGAAGACAAGAGCGAGCGGGAAAAAGAGATGCTTGCCAAGCTGATGCCGCTGAATGAACTCGAGGGCGTCACGTGTACGATTGTTCAAGACGAAGCGGGCCGGGCTATCTACCGTGCGCGCATTCAGATTGATCCCGAGCTTGCCGGCACGACGGCCACCGAGGTCGTAGAAGGATTGAAGTCGGGAGAAATTGCGATCTACACGCGCGATTACGGGGCAAGACAAGGCTATTTCGATATCGATCCGCGCCCGCTTATGGGGGACGACATCGACGTCATCGCGGCGCAAATTCGTAAACTAACGGGAGGGACTGCTCATGTCTAA
- a CDS encoding amidohydrolase/deacetylase family metallohydrolase, translating to MTERIVLRGLKRVDGTYMDLVVEDGIIAGITEAGASRGGDIIDYTNTETYVSSGWIDLHVHAFEEFDPYGDAIDKIGVEQGVATVVDAGSMGADRIGDLRGQAERAATNVLALLNISKIGLMRTDELSDLAWIDPAAVREAVAEHQDFIVGLKARMSRSVVRGSGIEPLKQARALSDDTGLPVMVHIGSAPPGIEEIVPYLQRHDVITHYLNGKANNLFRDSGEPLRVLTDAIARGVHLDVGHGTASFSFKVAESAKRHHIPLHTISSDIYRGNRLNGPVYSLARVMSKFLYLGYSLAEVVASVTTHAADWLKKPELGRIQAGDRANLTLFEVRKEPIELTDSEGDVRIGHQHLVAKGVFANGKYVACEVRPEARH from the coding sequence TTGACCGAGCGGATCGTCCTGCGCGGCCTCAAACGCGTGGATGGGACGTATATGGATCTGGTCGTCGAGGACGGGATCATTGCCGGCATTACGGAAGCGGGCGCCAGTCGCGGCGGCGATATTATTGATTATACGAATACGGAAACTTATGTATCCAGCGGCTGGATCGATTTGCATGTCCATGCCTTCGAAGAGTTCGATCCTTATGGCGACGCGATTGACAAGATTGGCGTGGAGCAAGGCGTGGCGACTGTCGTCGATGCCGGAAGCATGGGGGCGGATCGGATTGGAGATCTGAGGGGGCAGGCGGAGCGAGCCGCCACGAATGTGTTGGCGCTGCTGAATATTTCCAAAATCGGGCTGATGCGAACGGATGAGCTGTCGGACCTGGCCTGGATCGATCCGGCGGCGGTGCGTGAAGCCGTCGCGGAGCATCAGGACTTCATCGTCGGGCTCAAAGCGCGAATGAGCCGAAGCGTCGTGCGCGGCAGCGGCATCGAACCGCTCAAGCAGGCGCGCGCCTTGTCGGATGATACAGGACTTCCCGTCATGGTACATATCGGGTCGGCCCCGCCCGGCATTGAAGAAATTGTTCCATATTTGCAGCGGCATGACGTGATTACCCATTACTTGAACGGCAAAGCGAATAACTTGTTCCGGGATAGTGGAGAGCCGCTCCGCGTGCTGACCGACGCGATTGCGCGCGGCGTGCATCTTGACGTTGGGCATGGGACAGCGAGCTTCTCGTTCAAGGTAGCGGAATCCGCCAAGCGGCATCATATTCCGCTCCATACGATCAGCTCCGACATTTACCGCGGCAACCGGCTGAATGGACCGGTATACAGCTTGGCCCGCGTCATGTCGAAATTCCTGTATCTGGGTTATTCGCTGGCAGAGGTCGTCGCGTCCGTGACGACTCATGCGGCGGATTGGCTCAAGAAACCGGAGCTGGGCCGGATACAGGCAGGGGATCGGGCCAATTTGACGCTGTTCGAAGTGCGGAAGGAACCGATTGAGCTGACGGATTCGGAAGGCGATGTCCGTATTGGACATCAACATCTTGTAGCTAAGGGAGTGTTTGCAAATGGCAAGTACGTTGCATGTGAAGTACGGCCTGAAGCGCGTCATTAA
- a CDS encoding VOC family protein translates to MKLNHVNLTVTDVPAASEFLATYFGLKAMDTSGDPRGESFGVLFDDDGLVLTLMRGTQVSYPKTFHIGFIQESEEKVNEINQRLKEDGFDVAPPKRMHGWTFYVKAPGGFTVEVLA, encoded by the coding sequence GTGAAACTGAATCATGTCAATCTTACGGTGACCGACGTTCCGGCAGCTTCTGAATTTTTGGCAACCTATTTCGGCCTTAAAGCCATGGACACGAGCGGAGATCCGCGCGGCGAATCATTTGGGGTACTATTTGACGATGACGGATTAGTGCTCACGTTAATGAGAGGAACTCAGGTCAGTTACCCGAAGACGTTCCATATCGGCTTCATCCAGGAGAGCGAAGAGAAGGTGAACGAGATTAACCAGCGGCTCAAGGAGGATGGATTCGATGTCGCGCCGCCGAAAAGAATGCATGGCTGGACATTTTATGTGAAGGCCCCGGGCGGGTTCACCGTTGAGGTTCTTGCTTGA
- a CDS encoding GNAT family N-acetyltransferase, producing the protein MITLQYFVPSDFQQLISWSGDEAFLLQWAGPEFKYPLTEEQLVEYIKGANDLKTSNRLIYKAIETETNHIVGHISISRIDRENRSGRIGKVLIGNKSSRGKGYGTQIMQQALRIGFEDLHLHRISLGVFDFNVSARRCYEKLGFVQEGVTRDARRYQDSYWSLIEMSVLKDEWRN; encoded by the coding sequence ATGATCACGCTTCAATATTTCGTACCTTCCGATTTTCAACAACTTATATCATGGAGCGGGGATGAAGCATTTTTGCTCCAATGGGCTGGGCCGGAATTCAAATATCCGCTGACTGAAGAACAATTGGTCGAGTATATAAAGGGAGCGAATGACTTAAAAACTTCAAACAGACTTATATATAAAGCAATTGAAACGGAAACAAACCACATCGTTGGTCATATTTCCATCAGCCGAATAGATAGAGAGAACCGTTCAGGAAGAATAGGTAAGGTGCTCATAGGAAATAAGAGCAGCCGGGGCAAGGGGTACGGCACACAAATCATGCAGCAAGCGTTAAGAATAGGATTTGAAGATCTTCATTTGCACCGGATAAGTCTTGGTGTTTTTGATTTTAACGTGTCAGCGCGAAGATGCTATGAAAAACTGGGCTTCGTTCAAGAAGGCGTGACAAGGGATGCAAGAAGGTATCAAGATTCCTATTGGAGTTTGATTGAGATGAGTGTATTAAAAGATGAATGGAGAAACTAG
- a CDS encoding Gfo/Idh/MocA family protein, whose translation MYTIHLGMIGSGHVSNRYFEQAAQLEGVRVVATCAKHMEHAERKAAEYGVPRWYDDYRVMMDQEELDGVVVTTPHSLHAEPVIAALERGLHVLNEKPMATSFEDCQRMVSLAEDKGAIFMSLPFDLHPVFLTASEFVNERYIGKITGAEAQLSLPGPWRDNWYYNKSIAHGGAVLDCAAYPISRLVGLLGPVVSVMAEVNTLIPNRIVGDGKKVRSDVDDNVTIIIQFAGGQHAVIRSLWGMAFKQNNTIIYGRKGTIAINDSGYPLIVQTAEPMPDAEQVHWRGLEGCYIPRGEIAKQRHESVIAHFVHCLRTGKQPIQSGRQQLHVHEIMFGAYRSAESGERYSLTTTFTPWAKLDPLLFDTRSEYL comes from the coding sequence ATGTACACAATTCATTTAGGCATGATTGGAAGCGGACATGTCAGCAATCGATATTTTGAACAGGCGGCTCAATTGGAAGGAGTTCGTGTTGTGGCCACTTGCGCCAAGCATATGGAGCATGCCGAGAGGAAAGCGGCAGAGTATGGAGTCCCCAGATGGTATGATGATTATCGGGTCATGATGGACCAAGAGGAGCTCGACGGGGTAGTTGTCACCACTCCCCACTCATTGCACGCGGAGCCGGTAATCGCCGCGCTGGAACGGGGCCTGCATGTACTTAATGAGAAGCCGATGGCTACTTCCTTCGAGGACTGCCAACGCATGGTCTCCCTTGCCGAGGATAAGGGCGCCATCTTTATGAGTTTGCCATTTGATTTGCATCCCGTCTTCTTAACCGCCTCCGAGTTTGTGAATGAACGCTATATCGGCAAGATTACGGGGGCCGAAGCGCAGCTATCCCTCCCCGGTCCATGGCGTGACAACTGGTATTATAATAAATCCATCGCCCATGGAGGGGCGGTGCTTGATTGCGCGGCGTATCCGATCAGCCGGCTCGTCGGCTTGTTGGGACCGGTCGTCAGCGTAATGGCCGAAGTGAATACGCTGATTCCTAACCGCATTGTCGGAGACGGGAAGAAGGTAAGGAGTGATGTGGATGATAATGTGACGATCATCATCCAATTCGCCGGAGGGCAGCATGCCGTGATTCGCTCCTTGTGGGGCATGGCGTTCAAGCAGAATAATACGATTATTTATGGACGAAAAGGAACGATCGCCATCAATGACAGCGGCTATCCCTTGATTGTTCAAACGGCGGAGCCCATGCCAGATGCGGAACAAGTCCATTGGCGCGGACTGGAGGGTTGCTATATCCCGCGCGGGGAGATCGCCAAGCAGAGACACGAAAGTGTGATCGCCCATTTCGTTCACTGTCTTCGAACCGGCAAGCAGCCGATACAGTCGGGCAGGCAGCAGCTTCACGTGCATGAAATTATGTTCGGAGCCTATCGATCGGCGGAATCGGGGGAACGGTACTCCTTAACGACAACATTTACGCCATGGGCCAAGCTGGATCCGCTTCTGTTCGATACTCGAAGCGAGTATCTATAA
- a CDS encoding HAD-IA family hydrolase has translation MRKMLLWDFDGTLGYRQGGMWGATMIEALKEYDPDTKLIAQDFRNFLISGFPWHHPERSYTHIQTSEEWWEPIIDKFFQGYVHYGIAEADAKRLAVNVRERFIDTSCWTLFDDTLETLKALSDLGWRHAIVSNHIPELGDIVKSLGLMNQVNYLVNSALVGYEKPNPMIFLHALRETGEPEKVWMIGDNIEADFFGAEAVGIQAILVRNMDSRATRNCRDLTDVIKIVEEHSG, from the coding sequence ATGAGAAAAATGTTACTTTGGGACTTTGATGGAACACTAGGCTATCGTCAAGGTGGGATGTGGGGCGCCACGATGATAGAAGCCTTAAAGGAATACGACCCTGATACAAAGCTAATAGCCCAAGATTTTCGTAATTTCTTGATTAGCGGATTCCCGTGGCATCATCCTGAGAGATCATACACTCATATTCAAACTTCTGAAGAATGGTGGGAACCCATCATAGACAAGTTTTTTCAAGGGTATGTTCATTATGGAATTGCAGAAGCTGACGCGAAAAGATTAGCGGTGAATGTAAGGGAGCGTTTTATAGATACGAGTTGTTGGACTTTGTTTGACGATACACTAGAAACGCTAAAAGCACTATCGGATCTTGGGTGGAGACATGCAATCGTATCCAATCATATTCCTGAACTTGGTGATATTGTTAAATCACTTGGATTAATGAATCAAGTCAATTACTTAGTTAATTCAGCCCTTGTAGGCTATGAGAAGCCCAATCCCATGATATTTCTTCATGCTCTGCGAGAGACGGGAGAGCCAGAAAAGGTTTGGATGATTGGTGATAATATAGAGGCTGATTTTTTTGGAGCAGAAGCAGTAGGAATTCAGGCAATATTAGTAAGGAATATGGATTCAAGGGCTACTAGAAATTGTAGAGACCTTACAGATGTAATAAAAATAGTTGAGGAACATTCAGGTTAG
- a CDS encoding GrpB family protein → MWALEDTIKIIKYDASWIHAFQLEKSRISSFLKGEAMAIEHVGSTSIPGQDAKPIVDIFVGVSPFKESAYYQSVFEAEQYKYVQTGMNGRYLFSKFANGTWTHNIHILPYNDEFYMRNQFLFRDYLQKHPDLVREYSEIKKRTAKINGVTMEQYTRCKTEFIQRVVDAARTEKGLPLQNVWEDE, encoded by the coding sequence GTGTGGGCGTTGGAAGACACAATCAAGATTATAAAGTATGATGCAAGTTGGATTCACGCTTTCCAACTGGAAAAAAGCAGGATATCTTCGTTTCTTAAAGGCGAAGCAATGGCAATCGAGCACGTCGGAAGCACGTCAATTCCAGGTCAGGATGCAAAACCAATCGTAGATATTTTCGTCGGCGTGTCACCTTTTAAAGAGTCGGCGTATTATCAATCTGTGTTTGAAGCTGAGCAGTATAAATATGTCCAGACGGGAATGAATGGAAGATATTTATTTTCTAAGTTTGCAAACGGAACTTGGACTCATAATATCCACATCCTCCCGTATAACGATGAGTTCTATATGCGAAATCAGTTTCTTTTTCGGGACTATTTACAGAAACATCCTGATTTGGTCCGAGAATATAGCGAGATCAAAAAGCGAACGGCCAAAATTAATGGAGTTACCATGGAGCAATATACCCGTTGTAAAACCGAATTTATCCAGAGAGTAGTCGATGCCGCAAGAACGGAGAAGGGACTTCCGCTTCAGAATGTTTGGGAAGATGAATAA
- a CDS encoding S-layer homology domain-containing protein, producing MNKNMLKGVVVGIFAAVLIHASGIVEASGQALKGYFTDRGWWSENAEWAKDNGLMSGISDNRFGGDEPLTRGEMATLLRNLSERGLLGTASDKKTEPQFGTDFYQKQPMNLPLSKDQVKEIWGSKYAEVRDAAAGDLILWRYDIGAKDHYKFETDNDSIDIEGLKNKKVSGQLFITWNEQGELLDITYYFLKDGTVHEYKVAGELKKRQ from the coding sequence ATGAATAAAAACATGCTTAAAGGCGTAGTGGTTGGTATCTTTGCAGCCGTACTCATTCATGCGTCAGGCATAGTTGAAGCAAGCGGGCAGGCATTAAAAGGTTATTTTACAGACCGCGGGTGGTGGTCTGAAAATGCGGAATGGGCCAAGGATAACGGGCTGATGAGCGGCATCTCCGATAACCGATTTGGCGGCGACGAGCCTCTGACTCGCGGAGAAATGGCAACTCTTCTCCGAAATTTGTCTGAACGCGGGTTATTGGGCACAGCTTCTGACAAGAAGACGGAACCTCAGTTTGGAACCGATTTTTATCAAAAGCAGCCTATGAATCTCCCCCTTTCCAAAGATCAAGTCAAAGAAATCTGGGGAAGCAAGTACGCTGAGGTAAGAGATGCTGCGGCTGGCGATTTGATTTTATGGCGTTATGACATCGGGGCAAAAGACCATTATAAATTTGAAACGGATAATGATTCCATTGATATCGAAGGCCTGAAAAATAAAAAGGTTTCGGGACAACTATTTATCACCTGGAACGAACAAGGAGAACTATTGGATATTACTTATTATTTTCTCAAAGACGGTACCGTCCATGAGTATAAGGTGGCAGGCGAACTAAAGAAACGCCAATAA
- a CDS encoding IS110 family transposase, giving the protein MKDTTKYVGLDVSKEKISVAIAEEGREQARYWGEIPHKPEAVRKLVKQLGLPSTLEVCYEAGPTGYDLYRWLTSMGVSCSVIAPSLIPARPDDHIKTDRRDALRLAQLLRAGELTSVFVPSRENEALRDLVRAREAAREDLHRARQRVVHFLLRHQIHHPPTMKTRWTKTYVQWLTRLTFERRAEQVVFQEYYHTIVECEMRLKRLEEAIVMEAAEGANASVIQALQGLRGIGLVNAVTIAAEIGSFERFKSPMQLMAFLGLVPREYSSGESNRKGKMTKAGNASLRRLMVEAAWHYRHRPAVKGKLRARLEELEPGIQEISWKAQNRLHKKYMRLVLQRGKHKNVAIGAVARELVGFVWATAREAERANA; this is encoded by the coding sequence ATGAAGGATACCACAAAATACGTTGGTTTAGATGTCTCGAAAGAAAAAATTTCGGTAGCCATTGCGGAAGAAGGCAGAGAGCAGGCCCGCTATTGGGGAGAAATTCCCCATAAGCCGGAAGCTGTACGCAAACTAGTCAAGCAATTAGGTTTGCCATCGACACTGGAGGTTTGTTACGAAGCCGGACCGACAGGGTACGATCTGTACCGCTGGCTTACTTCAATGGGGGTTTCTTGCAGCGTCATTGCACCCTCGCTCATCCCGGCTCGTCCTGATGACCATATTAAAACCGACAGACGGGATGCCCTAAGACTAGCCCAACTGCTTCGGGCCGGCGAATTAACTTCTGTCTTTGTTCCTTCTCGTGAAAATGAAGCTTTACGTGATTTGGTTCGAGCTAGGGAGGCCGCCCGTGAAGATCTGCATCGTGCCCGGCAGCGTGTCGTTCATTTCCTGCTCCGACACCAGATTCATCATCCACCTACCATGAAAACGCGATGGACAAAGACCTATGTTCAATGGTTAACCAGACTTACTTTTGAACGAAGAGCCGAGCAGGTTGTTTTTCAAGAATACTATCATACGATCGTGGAATGCGAGATGCGGTTAAAGCGACTGGAAGAGGCGATTGTCATGGAGGCGGCAGAGGGAGCGAATGCGTCCGTGATTCAGGCTTTGCAAGGACTCCGTGGAATTGGTCTAGTTAACGCGGTGACCATTGCAGCGGAAATTGGAAGCTTTGAGCGCTTCAAATCTCCCATGCAGCTTATGGCTTTTCTAGGTCTTGTTCCTCGGGAATACTCTTCGGGTGAATCGAATCGGAAAGGCAAAATGACTAAGGCTGGAAATGCTTCTCTTCGACGTCTAATGGTTGAAGCTGCCTGGCACTACAGGCACCGGCCTGCAGTAAAGGGAAAACTCCGCGCTAGATTAGAAGAACTGGAGCCTGGAATCCAGGAGATTTCATGGAAAGCTCAAAACCGGTTGCACAAAAAATATATGCGTCTTGTCCTTCAACGGGGAAAGCACAAAAATGTCGCGATTGGAGCCGTAGCCAGAGAACTCGTTGGGTTCGTATGGGCCACCGCGAGGGAAGCAGAAAGAGCGAATGCGTAA